The Mobula birostris isolate sMobBir1 chromosome 11, sMobBir1.hap1, whole genome shotgun sequence genome has a segment encoding these proteins:
- the tmem258 gene encoding dolichyl-diphosphooligosaccharide--protein glycosyltransferase subunit TMEM258 — protein MELEAMTRYTSPVNPAVFPHLTVVLLAIGMFFTAWFFVYEVTSTKYTRDIYKELLISLVASLFMGFGVLFLLLWVGIYV, from the exons ATG GAGCTGGAGGCGATGACCAGATACACCAGCCCGGTCAATCCAGCTGTCTTCCCACATTTGACAGTGGTCCTTCTTGCAATCGGAATGTTCTTCACCGCCTGGTTTTTCGT ATATGAGGTAACTTCCACCAAATACACAAGGGATATCTACAAAGAGCTGCTGATTTCTCTAGTAGCTTCTCTTTTTATGGGGTTTGGAGTACTTTTCCTCCTCCTCTGGGTCGGGATCTATGTATGA